A single window of Engraulis encrasicolus isolate BLACKSEA-1 chromosome 20, IST_EnEncr_1.0, whole genome shotgun sequence DNA harbors:
- the agr2 gene encoding anterior gradient protein 2 homolog: MVKALLSVLLVLVAVSSSLAKPEKTATKKEKRVPQTLSRGWGDQLIWAQTYEEALYWARSKNKPLMVIFHLEECPHSQAMKKVFAEDKEIQKLADEDFILLNLVYETTDKHLSPDGQYVPRIIFVDPSMTVRADITGRYANRMYAYEPSDAKLLLSNMQKAKKFLKTEL; this comes from the exons ATGGTGAAGGCACTGTTGTCAGTCCTCCTGGTCCTGGTGgctgtgtcatcttccctggcCAAACCAGAGAAGACTGCCaccaagaaggagaagagagttcCTCAGACTCTCTCCAGGG GATGGGGTGATCAGCTGATCTGGGCTCAGACCTACGAGGAGGCCTTGTACTGGGCCAGATCCAA GAACAAGCCTCTCATGGTCATCTTTCACCTGGAAGAGTGCCCACACAGCCAAG CCATGAAGAAGGTCTTTGCTGAAGATAAGGAGATCCAGAAGCTAGCAGATGAGGACTTCATTCTTCTCAACCTTGTG TACGAAACCACAGATAAGCACTTGTCACCCGACGGTCAATATGTGCCTAGGATCATTTTTGTTG aTCCCTCCATGACTGTGCGTGCTGACATCACAGGCCGCTATGCTAACCGCATGTATGCCTATGAGCCATCTGATGCCAAACTGC TACTGAGCAACATGCAGAAGGCCAAGAAGTTTCTGAAGACGGAGTTGTGA
- the tspan13b gene encoding tetraspanin-13b, which translates to MGCAGFTCSKNSLCALNILYVMVSLLMIGIAAWGKWFGLVSSFQVVGGIIGVGVFLFVVALAGLVGAMKHHQVLLFFYMIILFMVFVVQFSVSSACLAINKDQQEQLLEVGWNNSQSTQADVEKTLNCCGFLQLPSGNDTCPAACFAQHTCTTCAAKIQEHAEEVLHFVGGIGLFFSFTEILGVWLTYRYRNQKDPRANPSAFL; encoded by the exons ATGGGTTGCGCTGGATTCACCTGCTCCAAGAATTCCCTCTGCGCTCTCAACATCCTCTATGTT ATGGTGAGTTTGCTGATGATCGGGATCGCGGCATGGGGCAAGTGGTTTGGCCTGGTGTCCAGTTTCCAGGTGGTGGGGGGCATCATCGGTGTGGGCGTGTTCCTGTTCGTGGTGGCGCTGGCGGGCCTCGTCGGGGCCATGAAGCACCACCAGGTCCTGCTCTTCTTC TATATGATTATCCTTTTCATGGTGTTCGTGGTGCAGTTCTCTGTGTCCAGCGCTTGTCTGGCCATCAACAAAGATCAGCAG GAGCAACTGCTTGAGGTGGGTTGGAACAACTCTCAGAGCACTCAGGCGGACGTGGAGAAGACGCTCAACTGCTGCGGCTTCCTCCAGCTCCCCAGCGGCAATGACACATGTCCTGCA GCCTGTTTCGCCCAGCACACGTGCACCACCTGTGCTGCCAAGATCCAGGAGCATGCGGAGGAGGTGCTGCACTTCGTGGGGGGCATCGGCCTCTTCTTCAGCTTCACTGAG ATCCTTGGCGTGTGGCTGACGTACAGATACCGCAATCAGAAGGACCCCCGAGCCAACCCCAGTGCCTTCCTGTAG